In a single window of the Pseudomonas oryzihabitans genome:
- a CDS encoding malic enzyme-like NAD(P)-binding protein, translated as MSDLKTAALEYHAQPRPGKLSVELTKPTATARDLSLAYSPGVAEPVREIGRDPELAYRYTGKGNLVAVISDGTAILGLGNLGPLASKPVMEGKGVLFKRFAGVDVFDIEVDAESPQAFIDTVKRISITFGGINLEDIKAPECFEIERALIEQCDIPVFHDDQHGTAIVTAAGMLNALEIAGKRLEDAKIVCLGAGAAAISCMRLLVSMGAKVENIYMIDRQGVVHSGRNDLNQYKSAFATETSKRTLDDALEGADVFVGLSGPNLLSAEGLKRMAANPIVFACSNPDPEITPELAHATRDDVIMATGRSDYPNQVNNVLGFPFIFRGALDVRARVINEEMKIAAALALRDLAKLPVPKEVCEAYNVESLSFGREYIIPKPMDARLITLVSDAVAKAAIETGVATLPYPANYPLKSVDDVFAK; from the coding sequence ATGTCTGATCTCAAAACCGCCGCCCTCGAATACCACGCCCAGCCGCGCCCCGGCAAACTCAGCGTCGAGCTGACCAAGCCCACCGCTACCGCCCGTGACCTGTCCCTGGCCTACAGCCCCGGCGTCGCCGAGCCGGTCCGCGAGATCGGTCGCGATCCCGAACTGGCCTACCGTTACACCGGCAAGGGCAACCTGGTTGCCGTGATCTCTGACGGTACCGCCATCCTCGGCCTGGGCAACCTCGGTCCGCTGGCCTCCAAGCCGGTGATGGAAGGTAAGGGCGTGCTGTTCAAGCGCTTCGCCGGTGTGGATGTTTTCGACATCGAGGTGGACGCGGAGAGCCCCCAGGCCTTCATCGACACCGTCAAGCGCATCTCCATCACCTTTGGTGGCATCAACCTGGAAGACATCAAGGCGCCCGAGTGCTTCGAGATCGAGCGCGCCCTGATCGAGCAGTGCGACATCCCGGTCTTCCACGATGACCAGCACGGTACTGCCATCGTGACCGCCGCGGGCATGCTCAACGCCCTGGAAATCGCCGGCAAGCGCCTGGAAGATGCCAAGATCGTTTGCCTGGGCGCCGGTGCTGCCGCCATCTCCTGCATGCGTCTGCTGGTGAGCATGGGCGCCAAGGTCGAGAACATCTACATGATCGACCGTCAGGGCGTGGTCCACAGTGGCCGCAACGACCTGAACCAGTACAAGTCGGCCTTCGCCACCGAAACCAGCAAGCGCACCCTGGACGACGCCCTCGAAGGGGCCGACGTCTTCGTGGGTCTGTCCGGTCCGAATCTGCTGTCGGCCGAAGGCCTCAAGCGCATGGCGGCCAACCCCATCGTCTTCGCCTGTTCCAACCCGGATCCGGAAATCACCCCCGAGCTGGCCCACGCCACGCGCGATGACGTGATTATGGCGACCGGCCGTTCCGACTACCCGAACCAGGTCAACAACGTCCTGGGCTTCCCCTTCATCTTCCGTGGTGCCCTGGACGTCCGCGCCCGCGTCATCAACGAAGAGATGAAGATCGCCGCCGCCCTGGCCCTGCGCGACCTGGCCAAGCTGCCGGTGCCCAAGGAAGTGTGCGAGGCCTACAACGTCGAGAGCCTGAGCTTTGGTCGCGAGTACATCATTCCCAAGCCCATGGATGCGCGCCTGATCACCCTGGTATCCGATGCCGTGGCCAAGGCCGCCATCGAGACCGGCGTGGCCACGCTGCCCTATCCGGCGAACTACCCGCTGAAGTCGGTGGACGACGTCTTCGCCAAGTAA